A single window of Agromyces sp. Leaf222 DNA harbors:
- a CDS encoding DUF262 domain-containing protein: MAKYQVTQSAVTQLLEDVRREHIAIPELQRPFVWDSVKVRDLMDSLYKGYPVGYLITWQSVGAHLKGGQVAAHQQILIDGQQRITALRAAVAGLKVINKRYKQIRITIAFNPVTEEFATLTPVIAKNPEWISDISELFTANSTYTFVKSYFEANANIDHAAVEANIARLEGIKNAQIGIIALADDLDVETVSEIFIRINSKGVPLSSADFAMSKIATYGDRGRNLRKLIDYFCHLAVAPHAFADIQENDSEFAASKFISAISWLKDDAEDLYDPAYGDVIRVAGLLGFSRGRASSIVSELSGRDPETRKVDESRIPVAYDKLEAALLQIVKKYHYENFIMLIKSAGFIAPDMVGSKNALNFAYALYLRLRADVSMSEGERKRIVRRWFVMSMLTGRHSGSFEGTWEQDIRRISAQGAAEYLTQIEESDLSDGFWQVSLPNSLETTSTVSPFFQAFLAAQVATGVRGFLSKSITIAAMHQQSGDIHHIVPKDYLQKNGFPDRADYNQVANFALTETSINISISNKPPAGYLAEVEAQIESGRLTLGEITDADELQRNFVENAIPSRLAALTAEEYPEFLQERRKLMANVIRSYYERL; the protein is encoded by the coding sequence ATGGCGAAGTATCAAGTCACCCAATCGGCGGTCACCCAGCTGCTCGAAGACGTGCGACGCGAGCACATCGCGATCCCAGAGCTTCAGCGCCCATTCGTATGGGACAGCGTAAAAGTCCGCGACCTCATGGACTCGCTGTACAAGGGGTATCCGGTCGGGTACCTGATCACCTGGCAGTCGGTCGGCGCACATTTGAAGGGCGGTCAGGTCGCGGCTCACCAGCAGATTCTGATCGACGGGCAGCAGCGCATCACCGCGCTCCGCGCGGCGGTCGCCGGTCTGAAGGTGATCAACAAGCGCTACAAGCAGATCCGGATCACGATCGCGTTCAATCCGGTCACGGAGGAATTCGCGACCCTGACACCGGTCATCGCGAAGAATCCGGAGTGGATCTCGGACATCAGCGAGCTCTTCACCGCAAACTCCACCTACACATTCGTGAAGTCGTACTTCGAGGCGAACGCGAACATCGACCATGCCGCGGTCGAGGCGAACATCGCACGGCTCGAGGGCATCAAGAACGCGCAGATCGGCATCATCGCCCTGGCCGACGACCTCGACGTCGAAACCGTCTCCGAGATCTTCATCAGGATCAACTCCAAGGGAGTGCCGCTCAGCAGCGCCGACTTCGCGATGAGCAAGATCGCGACCTACGGCGATCGCGGTCGCAATCTCCGAAAGCTCATCGACTACTTCTGCCATCTCGCCGTCGCGCCGCACGCGTTCGCCGACATCCAGGAGAACGATTCGGAGTTCGCCGCATCGAAGTTCATCAGTGCGATCTCATGGTTGAAAGACGACGCCGAAGACCTGTACGACCCCGCATACGGCGACGTCATCCGTGTCGCAGGGCTGCTCGGGTTCAGTCGTGGCAGGGCATCTTCGATCGTCAGCGAGCTTTCCGGTCGGGATCCTGAGACGCGCAAGGTCGACGAATCGCGCATCCCCGTGGCGTACGACAAGCTCGAAGCAGCGCTCCTTCAGATCGTCAAGAAGTACCACTACGAGAACTTCATCATGCTGATCAAGTCCGCGGGATTCATCGCGCCCGACATGGTCGGCTCGAAGAACGCCCTGAACTTCGCGTACGCCCTGTACCTGCGGCTCCGTGCCGATGTCTCCATGTCAGAGGGGGAGCGGAAGCGGATCGTCCGCCGCTGGTTCGTCATGTCGATGCTCACCGGGCGACACTCAGGCAGCTTCGAGGGAACCTGGGAGCAGGACATCCGTCGCATCTCCGCGCAGGGGGCCGCCGAGTACCTCACGCAGATCGAGGAATCCGATCTCTCCGACGGCTTCTGGCAGGTCTCGTTGCCGAACTCCCTCGAGACGACGAGTACCGTCAGCCCCTTCTTCCAGGCGTTCCTCGCTGCTCAGGTCGCCACCGGGGTTCGCGGGTTCCTCTCGAAGAGCATCACGATCGCGGCGATGCACCAGCAGTCCGGCGACATCCATCACATCGTCCCGAAGGACTATCTGCAGAAGAACGGGTTCCCCGACCGCGCGGACTACAACCAGGTCGCGAACTTCGCGCTGACCGAGACGTCGATCAACATCAGCATCAGCAACAAGCCCCCGGCAGGCTACCTGGCCGAGGTCGAGGCGCAGATCGAGTCTGGCCGGCTCACGCTCGGAGAGATCACGGATGCCGACGAGCTGCAGCGCAATTTCGTCGAGAATGCGATCCCCTCGCGCCTTGCAGCCCTGACCGCGGAGGAGTACCCGGAGTTCCTGCAGGAGCGTCGAAAGCTGATGGCAAACGTCATCCGCTCGTACTACGAGCGGCTCTGA